One genomic window of Saccopteryx bilineata isolate mSacBil1 chromosome 4, mSacBil1_pri_phased_curated, whole genome shotgun sequence includes the following:
- the RMND5B gene encoding E3 ubiquitin-protein transferase RMND5B produces MGKGDKGGVLQGTPLSANLSLVMFQCCRKIKDTVQKLVLDHKNIHSSVSRVGKAIDKVSRAVWDSWEKQQQVLQAAIVEDLYRQGLLGVAEELCQVTAAGRQRLLELSSSLDFKLHRLHFICLLAGGTDKQLEALSYARHFQPFAGLHQWATLSLGLGTEPWEEAASWAPHVLSCSHCLVEIRVVMGSLVYLRPGLEKSPYCHLLGDSPWAEICETFTRDACSLLGLSVESPSVFASGCVALPVLINIKAAIEQRQCVGVWSHKDELPIETDLGMKCCYHSVHLPHHLVADIDSNRPIKLICGHVISRDALNKLINGGKLKCPYCPMEQNAADGKRIVF; encoded by the exons TCCTCCAGGGGACCCCTCTGTCAGCCAACCTCTCCTTGGTGATGTTCCAGTGCTGCCGGAAGATCAAAGACACCGTACAGAAACTGGTTTTGGACCACAAGAATATTCACAGCAGTGTCTCCCGAGTGGGCAAAGCCATTGACAAGG TCTCCCGCGCAGTGTGGGACTCTtgggagaagcagcagcaggtCCTGCAGGCAGCCATCGTGGAGGACCTGTACCGGCAGGGCCTGCTCGGTGTGGCTGAGGAGCTGTGCCAGGTGACGGCCGCAGGGAG GCAGCGCCTGCTCGAGCTCAGCAGCTCCCTGGACTTCAAGCTGCACCGACTGCACTTTATTTGCCTCCTGGCTGGTGGCACTGACAAGCAGTTGGAGGCCCTCAGCTATGCCAGGCACTTCCAGCCCTTTGCAGGGCTGCACCAGTGGG CCACGCTGTCCCTGGGGCTGGGCACTGAGCCCTGGGAAGAAGCTGCCTCCTGGGCCCCGCATGTGCTGAGCTGCTCCCATTGTCTTGTAGAGATCCGGGTGGTGATGGGCAGTCTGGTGTACCTGCGGCCTGGCTTGGAGAAGTCACCCTACTGCCACCTCCTGGGCGACAGCCCCTGGGCAGAGATCTGTGAGACCTTTACTCGTGATGCTTGTTCCCTGCTGGGGCTTTCTGTGGAGTCACCCTCAGT CTTTGCCTCTGGCTGCGTGGCACTACCTGTGCTGATAAACATCAAAGCTGCGATTGAGCAGAGGCAGTGCGTGGGGGTCTGGAGTCACAAAGACGAGTTACCG ATTGAGACTGACCTTGGCATGAAGTGCTGCTACCACTCTGTTCACCTGCCCCATCATCTGGTAGCAGACATCGATTCCAACCGTCCCATCAAGCTCATTTGTGGCCATGTTATCTCCCGAGATGCACTCAACAAGCTCATTAATGGAGGAAA GCTGAAGTGTCCCTACTGTCCCATGGAGCAGAATGCAGCAGATGGGAAACGCATTGTATTCTGA
- the NHP2 gene encoding H/ACA ribonucleoprotein complex subunit 2 has translation MTKVKGDPDRREAQAEATSGERTYHELLVNLNPIAQPLASRRLTRKLYKCIKKAVKQKKIWRGVKEVQKFVNKGEKGIMVLAGDTLPVEVYCHLPVMCEDRNLPYVYIPSKTDLGAAAGSKRPTCVILIKPHEEYQEAYDECLEEVQALPPPM, from the exons ATGACCAAAGTAAAGGGAGATCCTGACCGCCGGGAGGCTCAGGCGGAGGCGACCTCTGGGGAGCGCACCTACCACGAGCTGCTGGTGAATCTGAACCCCATCGCACAGCCCCTCGCTTCCCGCCGCCTCACCCGGAAGCTCTACAAATGCATCAAGAAAG CCGTGAAGCAGAAGAAGATTTGGCGCGGAGTGAAGGAAGTTCAGAAGTTTGTCAACAAAGGCGAAAAAGG GATCATGGTTTTGGCAGGAGATACATTGCCTGTTGAGGTGTACTGCCATCTCCCAGTTATGTGTGAGGACCGGAATTTACCCTATGTCTATATCCCCTCGAAGACG GACTTGGGTGCCGCCGCAGGCTCCAAGCGCCCGACCTGTGTGATACTGATCAAGCCCCATGAGGAGTACCAGGAGGCCTATGACGAGTGCCTGGAGGAGGTGCAAGCACTGCCCCCGCCCATGTGA